In Melitaea cinxia chromosome Z, ilMelCinx1.1, whole genome shotgun sequence, a single window of DNA contains:
- the LOC123668900 gene encoding uncharacterized protein LOC123668900, which produces MNEHIESNSGPKFTKGEKCLFAHLVSTFSLIFLLTVLYLIHLYFVNHNIHEVFNTRRSNVYKNGNYIIFIYFMQFIKFCSAKPHWNYSELETFPIGELFINTTPIYTCNIMLLTSQWSVGPGHCIAIRSDPDLFDILYFWRVKYRHNPVMLATIIVCLKIKFKLINTLDPDIYTDVTIKMSIVHPHFNRDTFANNIGLLKHDTVRVLQEYYSKYFKYIEM; this is translated from the exons ATGAATGAACACATTGAATCCAATTCTGGGCCAAAATTTACAAAAGgagaaaaatgtttatttgctCACTTAGTGTCAACTTTCTCATTGATTTTCCTCCTAACGGTACTATACTTGATTcacttatattttgttaatcaTAATATACACGAAGTTTTTAATACAAGACGATCAAACGTTTACAAAAATggtaactatattatttttatttatttcatgcaatttattaagttttgttcCGCCAAGCCGCATTGGA ATTATTCAGAGCTCGAGACATTTCCAATAGGGGAATTGTTTATTAATACCACGCCCATCTATACTTGTAATATAATGCTGTTGACATCACAATGGTCTGTGGGTCCTGGTCATTGCATAGCAATAAGATCAGACCCTGATTTATTCGATATATTGTACTTTTGGAGGGTTAAATACAGACACAACccag ttatgctagCGACTATTATTGTTTG tttaaaaatcaaattcaaactTATAAATACTCTTGATCCTGATATCTATACAGATGTTACAATCAAAATGAGCATCGTGCACCCTCATTTCAACAGAGATACTTTTGCGAATAACATTGGACTTTTAAAACACGACACAGTACGAGTTCTTCAGGAATATTAtagtaagtattttaaatacatagaaaTGTGA